Proteins encoded together in one Thermoplasmatales archaeon BRNA1 window:
- a CDS encoding putative transcriptional regulator containing an HTH domain and an uncharacterized domain shared with the mammalian protein Schlafen: MVIVAVCFLAAGLYTEEWENILIAVPTLAIAIYLLISRRGKVYIPVALVAVMTCMMVALQTAKLLEHYGANIYIAGDILLGFFMCLVGLIVVFRMIRGTPGLDHESPASVTLTAFCVAETFSMWICVFSFGLDRAFGTEEVSAVNDFVVRMVWISVGVLLVAAAFYLNRHNGLFAHTLDRFLKENVPADMNDRQRKAITEMIARGESSVLEFKSTLRTNLKTGEKDPRIERAVLKTIVAFLNTKGGTLLIGVSDDGTINGIDEEAFDGSRDKLTLHLNHLVENQIGKEYIPYIGYFIVDFDGKGVMRVDCRRSDEPVFLTEKDTYTFFVRSGPSSIDLHGMDLLYYANRNFGKQLKRPQAGEKR, translated from the coding sequence ATGGTCATCGTCGCGGTCTGCTTCCTCGCCGCCGGCCTCTACACCGAGGAGTGGGAGAACATCCTCATCGCGGTCCCCACCCTCGCCATCGCCATCTACCTTCTGATAAGCCGCCGCGGGAAGGTCTACATCCCCGTCGCGCTGGTCGCCGTCATGACCTGCATGATGGTCGCCCTCCAGACCGCGAAGCTCCTGGAACACTACGGGGCCAACATCTACATCGCCGGCGACATCCTGCTGGGGTTCTTCATGTGCCTAGTGGGACTCATCGTCGTATTCAGGATGATCAGGGGCACGCCTGGCCTCGACCACGAGAGCCCCGCATCCGTCACCCTCACCGCTTTCTGCGTCGCGGAGACGTTCTCGATGTGGATCTGCGTCTTCTCGTTCGGACTCGACAGGGCGTTCGGCACCGAGGAGGTCTCCGCCGTTAACGACTTCGTCGTGAGGATGGTGTGGATCTCCGTCGGAGTCCTGCTGGTGGCCGCGGCATTCTACCTAAACCGCCACAACGGCCTGTTCGCCCACACTCTGGACCGTTTCCTCAAAGAGAACGTCCCGGCGGACATGAACGACAGGCAGCGCAAGGCCATAACCGAGATGATCGCCAGGGGGGAGTCCTCGGTGCTCGAGTTCAAGTCCACCCTCCGTACCAACCTCAAGACCGGGGAGAAGGACCCCCGCATCGAGAGGGCCGTGCTGAAGACCATCGTAGCCTTCCTGAACACGAAGGGCGGCACCCTGCTCATCGGGGTCTCCGACGACGGGACCATAAACGGCATCGATGAGGAGGCGTTCGACGGCAGCCGCGACAAGTTAACATTACACCTGAATCACCTTGTCGAAAATCAGATAGGCAAGGAATATATCCCCTATATCGGCTACTTTATCGTAGACTTCGACGGCAAGGGAGTCATGAGGGTCGACTGCAGGCGCTCCGACGAGCCGGTGTTCCTAACGGAGAAGGACACATACACGTTCTTCGTCCGCTCGGGCCCCTCCTCGATCGATCTGCACGGAATGGACCTTCTATACTACGCGAACCGTAACTTTGGAAAACAACTGAAGCGCCCGCAGGCGGGTGAGAAAAGATGA
- a CDS encoding putative DNA-binding protein with PD1-like DNA-binding motif translates to MRAGRIFVLALESGDPIKATVENFCKDKGISYATFSVVGGIAEGSTFVAGPAMDGGKINEPIVPIVRPITEPSEFTGTGTVMPSEDGTPVMHLHGSFGRDGRSVSGCFRGEAIVWLTMEIVLIELIGSGPVRKRDERIGVSPLKIEE, encoded by the coding sequence ATGCGCGCCGGCAGGATATTCGTCCTCGCTCTCGAGAGCGGAGACCCAATCAAGGCGACCGTCGAGAACTTCTGCAAGGACAAGGGGATCTCCTACGCCACTTTCAGCGTCGTCGGCGGTATCGCCGAGGGTTCCACCTTCGTGGCCGGGCCCGCCATGGACGGCGGAAAGATCAACGAGCCCATCGTCCCCATCGTCCGCCCGATTACCGAGCCCTCCGAGTTTACCGGCACAGGCACTGTCATGCCCTCAGAGGACGGAACACCCGTCATGCACCTCCACGGTTCGTTCGGTCGCGACGGCAGGTCCGTATCGGGATGCTTCCGCGGGGAGGCTATCGTATGGCTGACCATGGAGATCGTGCTCATCGAGCTGATCGGCAGCGGCCCCGTCCGCAAGAGGGACGAGAGGATCGGAGTATCCCCCCTGAAGATAGAAGAATGA
- a CDS encoding geranylgeranylglyceryl phosphate synthase, translating to MTGLKDYLFEKMKKGTIHITLLDPEKLTDETTKSIAARLKEAGTDAFMIGGSTGVTSENLGSTARAIKEATGLPTIYFPSDPSAISPEVDGMFYMSIMNSKNPAFITHFHAKVSPYIAKLGIECISMAYIIVEPGMTVGRVTESKLVKRDDPQEAVGWALAAQYMGFQLIYLEAGSGADQPVSPEMIKAVKSVIHIPLIVGGGIHTPEQAQAAREAGADAIVTGTFVEKVSDSSILNAVVKAAKGI from the coding sequence ATGACCGGACTGAAGGATTATTTGTTCGAGAAGATGAAGAAGGGGACCATCCACATCACCCTCCTTGATCCCGAGAAACTTACCGACGAGACCACCAAGAGCATCGCCGCCAGGCTCAAGGAGGCCGGTACCGACGCTTTCATGATCGGCGGTTCTACCGGTGTCACCTCCGAGAACCTCGGATCCACCGCGAGGGCGATCAAGGAGGCCACCGGGCTCCCCACCATCTACTTCCCTTCCGATCCGTCCGCGATCTCCCCCGAGGTCGACGGGATGTTCTACATGAGCATCATGAACAGCAAGAACCCGGCGTTCATCACCCACTTCCACGCCAAGGTCTCGCCCTACATCGCCAAGCTCGGCATCGAATGCATCTCCATGGCCTACATCATCGTCGAACCCGGAATGACCGTCGGACGCGTCACCGAGTCCAAACTCGTGAAGCGCGACGACCCCCAGGAGGCCGTCGGATGGGCCCTCGCAGCCCAGTACATGGGGTTCCAGCTCATCTACCTCGAGGCGGGATCCGGAGCGGACCAGCCCGTGTCCCCCGAGATGATCAAAGCGGTCAAGTCCGTCATCCACATACCCCTCATTGTCGGAGGAGGCATCCACACCCCCGAGCAGGCACAGGCCGCCAGGGAGGCGGGAGCGGACGCGATCGTCACCGGAACCTTCGTCGAGAAGGTCTCCGACAGCAGCATCCTGAATGCCGTCGTCAAAGCAGCAAAAGGAATCTGA
- a CDS encoding 4-hydroxybenzoate polyprenyltransferase-related prenyltransferase — MAQSVNKYLRLFRLGNCFLGSVAFLITCFIAAGWDVKDSATEVVLAFFVVFAFIAGGNSLNDYIDVEIDKTAHPERPLVTGELSRRTGLWCGILGLAAAIVLALFINIISVLVVVIAVILMVAYEVLLKQRGFVGNVDIAVLTGMVFIFGGAVVDDFSKVWVLGLLAALVSIGREIAKDIEDQESDEGERKTLPMMIGARKAAAVSAAFFVAGPALSFIPLINDTFGVLYLTVVLADIIFIYCAVTVFKDAHKAEKFAKVAMFAALIAFVLGVVI; from the coding sequence ATGGCACAGTCCGTGAACAAGTATCTCCGCCTTTTCAGGCTGGGCAACTGCTTCCTCGGATCCGTTGCATTCCTCATCACCTGCTTCATCGCTGCGGGATGGGATGTCAAGGACAGCGCGACCGAGGTCGTCCTCGCGTTCTTCGTCGTGTTCGCGTTCATAGCCGGAGGAAACTCCCTCAACGACTACATCGACGTGGAGATCGACAAGACCGCCCATCCCGAGCGCCCGCTGGTCACCGGCGAGCTCTCCAGGAGGACCGGCCTGTGGTGCGGGATACTCGGGCTGGCGGCGGCCATCGTCCTCGCCCTGTTCATCAACATAATTTCCGTGCTCGTCGTGGTCATCGCAGTCATCCTGATGGTCGCCTATGAGGTCCTCCTCAAGCAGCGCGGATTCGTCGGCAACGTCGACATCGCCGTCCTCACCGGGATGGTGTTCATCTTCGGAGGCGCCGTCGTCGACGACTTCTCCAAGGTTTGGGTCCTCGGCCTCCTCGCCGCACTCGTCAGCATCGGCAGGGAAATCGCCAAGGACATCGAGGATCAGGAATCCGACGAGGGGGAGCGCAAGACCCTCCCCATGATGATAGGTGCCAGGAAGGCAGCGGCCGTATCCGCTGCGTTCTTCGTGGCAGGTCCCGCGCTGAGTTTCATCCCTCTGATCAACGACACGTTCGGGGTGCTCTACCTGACCGTCGTCCTCGCTGACATTATCTTTATCTACTGCGCAGTCACTGTTTTCAAGGACGCGCACAAGGCTGAGAAATTCGCTAAGGTGGCGATGTTCGCCGCCCTCATCGCATTCGTGCTAGGTGTTGTAATATGA
- a CDS encoding putative DNA modification methylase: protein MKSYLFGLSGEMLGNMPRDEALTTIGTETSGQFSVLAEGPGYLISEFDEGFLDPICDRLALTHEVGEYLCSFDPSDLSPVESVELPEGTFAIRGYRFEGRMKDVDSQKITREAGAVLSRKNDVNLKEPDLTVRMLMSDRCHLFILRRKMDADLLRQRKVSERPFFSPISLHPRYARALINLTGVKRGGTVLDPFCGTGGLVIEAAEMGMRAIASDFDPEMVAGTRENMDFYCLALHDFETIDVGEIPSRFSEIDAIVCDPPYGRSTKTGGENIDRIYARALEAFPKVLSAGGKAGVVLPHTMDTPFMKRECVYEQFVHGSLSRYYHVFSR, encoded by the coding sequence GTGAAATCATATCTCTTCGGCCTTTCCGGCGAGATGCTTGGGAACATGCCCAGGGACGAGGCCCTGACCACCATCGGGACCGAGACCTCTGGGCAGTTCTCGGTACTTGCCGAGGGCCCAGGCTACCTCATATCGGAGTTCGACGAGGGATTCCTCGATCCGATATGCGACCGTCTGGCACTGACCCATGAGGTCGGAGAGTACCTCTGTTCTTTCGACCCTTCGGACCTCTCCCCCGTCGAATCGGTGGAGCTCCCCGAGGGTACCTTCGCCATCCGCGGGTACCGCTTCGAGGGGAGGATGAAGGATGTAGACTCCCAGAAGATCACCCGCGAGGCGGGTGCTGTCCTCTCCAGGAAGAACGACGTCAACCTCAAGGAGCCCGACCTCACCGTGCGCATGCTCATGAGCGACCGCTGCCACCTCTTCATCCTCAGGAGGAAGATGGATGCAGACCTGCTCAGGCAGAGGAAGGTCAGCGAGAGACCATTCTTCTCCCCCATCTCACTGCACCCTAGATACGCTAGGGCGCTCATCAACCTCACCGGAGTGAAGAGGGGAGGGACCGTCCTGGACCCCTTCTGCGGGACCGGCGGACTGGTCATCGAGGCGGCCGAGATGGGCATGAGGGCCATCGCCTCGGACTTCGACCCCGAGATGGTCGCGGGTACCCGCGAGAATATGGATTTCTACTGTCTGGCACTCCATGATTTCGAGACCATCGACGTGGGTGAGATCCCCTCCCGCTTCTCGGAGATAGACGCCATCGTCTGCGATCCCCCGTACGGAAGGAGCACCAAGACCGGCGGCGAGAATATCGACCGCATCTACGCCCGCGCGCTGGAGGCCTTCCCCAAGGTCCTCTCCGCCGGCGGCAAGGCGGGAGTCGTCCTCCCCCACACCATGGATACCCCCTTCATGAAACGCGAATGCGTCTACGAGCAGTTCGTCCACGGCTCCCTGAGCAGATACTATCACGTTTTCAGCCGCTGA
- a CDS encoding DNA repair and recombination protein RadA, with amino-acid sequence MAEKTLEDIPGVGPAIAEKLREAGYSDMMKIAVAAPADLAEACEIGEKKAQDIIEGAKLCADIGGFETGDSILQRRESVTKLTTGSKAFDELLGGGIESQAITEFYGEFGSCKTQVCFQLAVNATMPEDRGGLDSDVIIIDSENTFRPERIVQMANYLGVDPDATLKRIHVARAFNSQHQVLLVDKANDLAKNLKVRLLIVDSLTSHFRSEYLGRGALAERQQILNKHMHDLLSFATINNAAIAVTNQVAAKPDAFFGDPMRPIGGSIVGHTSTFRIYLRKGKAGKRIARLVDSPNMPEGEAVFMVTEDGIKDE; translated from the coding sequence ATGGCTGAGAAGACCCTTGAGGACATACCTGGAGTCGGACCCGCCATCGCGGAGAAGCTCCGCGAGGCCGGATACTCCGACATGATGAAGATCGCAGTCGCCGCCCCCGCCGACCTTGCAGAGGCGTGCGAGATCGGAGAGAAGAAGGCACAGGACATCATCGAAGGCGCGAAGCTCTGCGCCGACATCGGCGGATTCGAGACCGGAGACTCCATCCTCCAGAGGAGGGAGTCCGTTACCAAGCTCACCACCGGGTCCAAGGCCTTCGACGAGCTCCTGGGAGGAGGGATCGAGTCCCAGGCGATCACCGAGTTCTACGGCGAGTTCGGAAGCTGCAAGACCCAGGTCTGCTTCCAGCTCGCGGTCAACGCGACCATGCCCGAGGACAGGGGAGGTCTCGACTCCGACGTCATCATTATCGACTCCGAGAACACCTTCCGCCCCGAGAGGATCGTCCAGATGGCCAACTACCTCGGCGTCGACCCGGATGCGACCCTCAAGAGGATCCACGTCGCAAGGGCATTCAACTCCCAGCACCAGGTCCTCCTGGTGGACAAGGCCAACGACCTCGCCAAGAATCTGAAGGTCAGGCTCCTCATCGTGGATTCCCTCACCTCCCACTTCCGCTCCGAGTATCTCGGAAGGGGGGCCCTCGCTGAGAGGCAGCAGATCCTCAACAAGCACATGCACGACCTGCTGAGCTTCGCCACAATCAACAACGCGGCCATCGCTGTCACCAACCAGGTCGCCGCCAAGCCCGACGCGTTCTTCGGGGACCCCATGAGGCCCATCGGGGGATCCATCGTCGGACACACCTCCACCTTCAGGATTTACCTGAGGAAGGGAAAGGCCGGCAAGAGGATCGCCAGGCTCGTCGACTCGCCCAACATGCCCGAGGGAGAGGCGGTGTTCATGGTGACCGAAGACGGCATAAAGGACGAATGA
- a CDS encoding CCA-adding enzyme: protein MNVEDEVLRKIKPTEEERQRIAEAAEDLRAAVQKYLDDNSIDAELRFVGSFSKDTYLSDPDIDLFMLFPSATPKSEVERIGLQVGEDLLHGERMYSEHPYTRGVWKGVDVDLVPSYKLKDTEKLQSAVDRTPFHTEYVLTHMQPGQHDQVRLLKKFMKGIGTYGAEPNTRGFSGYLCELLVMKFGSFDGVLEAAAGGWREGTTIEIEARGPPMIGPLVVYDPVDKKRNVASAVHLDTLALFIVAAKDYLRGPDARFFFPHKRTPMSAEQLESTASLHGSRILTVIFKRPDVIEDNLYSQLWKTQDALAKKLDEFDFNVLRAVHYMSDDHLEIAYELDRDVLSKTVKHVGPPVWVRTADNFLSKWRNNEYGEPFIEDGSWTVVTERMYFTAREMLEDEAALAGIGREIDPDSMKILGHEESIEHGDRLLLTELMDPQQSWKIE, encoded by the coding sequence ATGAACGTCGAGGACGAGGTCCTTCGGAAGATCAAACCCACCGAGGAGGAGAGGCAGCGCATAGCCGAGGCCGCCGAGGACCTCAGGGCCGCCGTCCAGAAGTACCTCGACGACAACTCCATCGACGCCGAACTGAGGTTCGTCGGATCGTTCTCCAAGGACACCTACCTGTCCGACCCCGACATCGACCTTTTCATGCTGTTCCCCTCCGCTACCCCGAAGTCCGAGGTCGAGAGGATCGGACTCCAGGTCGGCGAGGACCTCCTCCACGGCGAGAGGATGTACTCCGAGCACCCCTACACCCGCGGCGTCTGGAAGGGAGTAGACGTGGACCTCGTCCCCAGCTACAAGCTGAAGGACACCGAGAAACTGCAGTCCGCGGTGGACCGCACCCCGTTCCACACCGAATACGTGCTCACCCACATGCAGCCCGGTCAGCACGACCAGGTCCGCCTGCTCAAGAAGTTCATGAAGGGCATCGGCACCTACGGTGCGGAGCCCAACACCCGCGGATTCTCCGGATACCTGTGCGAGCTCCTCGTGATGAAGTTCGGGAGCTTCGACGGAGTCCTCGAGGCGGCTGCCGGAGGATGGAGGGAAGGTACCACCATCGAGATAGAGGCGCGCGGTCCCCCCATGATCGGACCCCTCGTGGTCTACGACCCCGTGGACAAGAAGAGGAACGTCGCCTCCGCGGTCCACCTCGACACCCTGGCACTTTTCATAGTCGCCGCCAAGGACTACCTCCGCGGTCCCGACGCCAGGTTCTTCTTCCCGCACAAGCGCACCCCCATGAGCGCCGAGCAGCTGGAGAGCACCGCTTCCCTCCACGGGTCGAGGATCCTCACCGTCATCTTCAAGCGCCCCGACGTCATCGAGGACAACCTATACTCCCAGCTGTGGAAGACGCAGGATGCCCTTGCCAAGAAGCTCGACGAGTTCGACTTCAACGTCCTGAGGGCGGTCCACTACATGAGTGACGACCACCTGGAGATCGCCTACGAGCTCGACCGCGATGTCCTTTCGAAGACGGTCAAGCACGTCGGTCCCCCAGTATGGGTCCGCACCGCCGACAACTTCCTCTCCAAATGGAGGAACAACGAGTACGGCGAGCCGTTCATCGAGGACGGCTCATGGACAGTCGTCACCGAGCGCATGTACTTCACCGCCAGGGAGATGCTCGAGGACGAGGCCGCTCTCGCGGGCATCGGAAGGGAGATCGACCCCGATTCGATGAAGATCCTCGGTCACGAAGAGTCCATCGAGCACGGCGACAGGCTGCTGCTCACGGAACTGATGGACCCCCAGCAGAGCTGGAAGATCGAGTGA
- a CDS encoding Metal-dependent hydrolases of the beta-lactamase superfamily I, whose product MSFGITFLGTGGGRHTTIFQTRSTGGMLIEHDGHYLHIDPGPGALESMKRLRYDPGLTESVIVSHCHPDHYSDAPSVIEGMTHGGWKKRGRVYGSETVMTGTGGLGPAISAYHLQLPVSSEIIRPGDVLDIDGMKVEVTRAKHSDPTNMGFKFHTGHGIVSYLSDTEYTEEIGEQYMGSRVLILPVTTPSRNLIRWHMNTDEAIKIAKQVRPELVIFIHLGIVMIENDPVAQAAMCEKESGVPTVAGEDFMHLDVGESLLLGKLRTYYESDGFWVPEWCPPANFGEHTSRK is encoded by the coding sequence ATGAGCTTCGGGATCACGTTCCTTGGTACCGGCGGGGGTCGTCACACCACCATTTTCCAGACCCGCTCCACCGGAGGCATGCTCATCGAGCACGACGGCCACTACCTTCATATCGACCCCGGACCGGGCGCACTGGAATCCATGAAGCGCCTGAGGTACGACCCCGGACTCACGGAGAGCGTGATTGTCTCCCACTGCCACCCCGACCACTACTCCGATGCTCCCTCCGTCATCGAGGGGATGACCCACGGCGGATGGAAGAAGAGGGGGAGGGTTTACGGCAGCGAGACAGTCATGACCGGTACCGGGGGCCTCGGACCCGCCATCAGCGCATATCATCTCCAGCTGCCCGTCTCCTCGGAGATCATCCGCCCCGGGGACGTCCTGGATATCGACGGGATGAAGGTGGAGGTCACCAGAGCCAAGCATTCCGACCCCACCAATATGGGCTTCAAGTTCCACACTGGGCACGGCATCGTCTCCTACCTCTCGGATACCGAGTACACCGAGGAGATCGGGGAGCAGTACATGGGCAGCAGGGTGCTTATCCTCCCCGTCACCACCCCCTCCAGGAACCTCATCCGTTGGCATATGAATACGGATGAGGCGATCAAGATCGCCAAGCAGGTCAGACCCGAACTGGTGATCTTCATCCATCTTGGCATCGTCATGATCGAGAACGATCCCGTCGCCCAGGCGGCCATGTGCGAGAAGGAGAGCGGCGTCCCCACCGTCGCGGGAGAGGATTTCATGCACCTGGACGTCGGCGAGAGCCTGCTCCTCGGCAAACTCAGGACATATTACGAATCCGACGGATTCTGGGTGCCGGAATGGTGTCCCCCCGCAAACTTCGGAGAGCACACCAGCAGGAAATGA
- a CDS encoding Cytosine deaminase-related metal-dependent hydrolase, producing MITVFRDAWILTQNATRDVIKGDLVVDGEKIVSVGGKYNGTADREIDCSKDVIMPGLINTHTHIAMEVMKGTLDDLLFPDFLNRSFKVDADRTDDDLAVGTKLGCMEMMASGTTTFVDMYYSEDIIAKATQEAGIRGVCCWCCLDEDKTTQKGNPVQNCKNFYQQFKGQRKIIPGVALQGVYCCNEDTCVEANAFSEEVNAPLTFHLSETRGEVNNHKAETRMRPAEWLSHIGVLNDRCIAAHSAWLTMNEIRLMGEAGMSISSCPVSNMKLATGGVAPIPEFNKYGVNVSLGTDGNTTNNTLDVIAEMRSLALLQKSSRWDPTVLPAQELLDIVTVNGAKAIHMEDKLGSLEPGKFADIVVLDGRMPNIRPLVKENLVSVLAYSVSSANVKTVMCQGDLVYEDRKFLTLDAERIMDESEPAWQKLCLR from the coding sequence ATGATCACAGTATTCCGCGACGCGTGGATCCTCACGCAGAACGCGACCAGGGACGTCATCAAGGGGGACCTCGTTGTCGATGGCGAGAAGATCGTCTCCGTTGGAGGCAAATACAACGGCACCGCCGACAGGGAGATCGACTGCTCCAAAGACGTCATCATGCCGGGTCTCATCAACACCCACACCCACATCGCAATGGAGGTCATGAAGGGAACCCTGGACGACCTCCTCTTCCCCGATTTCCTCAACAGGAGCTTCAAGGTGGATGCGGACAGGACCGACGACGATCTCGCCGTCGGAACCAAGCTCGGATGCATGGAGATGATGGCGTCCGGAACCACCACCTTCGTGGACATGTACTACTCCGAGGATATCATCGCCAAGGCCACCCAGGAGGCCGGCATCAGGGGGGTCTGCTGCTGGTGCTGCCTCGACGAGGACAAGACCACCCAGAAGGGCAACCCCGTCCAGAACTGCAAGAACTTCTACCAGCAGTTCAAGGGACAGAGGAAGATCATCCCCGGTGTCGCGCTGCAGGGGGTGTACTGCTGCAACGAGGACACCTGCGTGGAAGCCAACGCATTCTCCGAGGAGGTCAACGCCCCTCTCACTTTCCATCTCTCCGAGACCCGGGGAGAGGTCAACAACCACAAGGCCGAGACCAGGATGAGGCCCGCCGAGTGGCTGTCTCACATCGGAGTGCTCAACGACCGCTGCATCGCCGCCCACTCCGCATGGCTGACCATGAACGAGATCCGTCTGATGGGAGAGGCCGGCATGAGCATATCCTCCTGTCCGGTCTCCAACATGAAGCTTGCCACCGGAGGGGTCGCACCCATCCCCGAGTTCAACAAGTACGGCGTGAACGTCTCCCTCGGAACCGACGGGAACACCACCAACAACACCCTCGACGTGATTGCCGAGATGAGGAGTCTGGCACTTCTCCAGAAGTCCTCTCGCTGGGACCCTACCGTTCTGCCTGCTCAGGAGCTCCTGGACATAGTCACCGTCAACGGTGCCAAGGCCATCCACATGGAGGACAAGCTGGGATCCCTCGAGCCAGGGAAGTTCGCGGACATCGTCGTCCTCGACGGACGCATGCCCAACATCCGCCCGCTGGTGAAAGAGAACCTCGTCTCCGTGCTCGCGTATTCCGTGTCCTCCGCCAACGTGAAGACCGTCATGTGTCAGGGAGACCTCGTCTACGAGGACAGGAAGTTCCTCACCCTCGATGCCGAGAGGATAATGGACGAGTCCGAGCCCGCCTGGCAGAAACTCTGCCTCAGGTGA